The following DNA comes from Hordeum vulgare subsp. vulgare chromosome 3H, MorexV3_pseudomolecules_assembly, whole genome shotgun sequence.
GATATACTTAAAAAAAATCATTAGCAAAACAGTTTAAAACAATATGAAAAATCAAATCTAAGCCATTGGTTTACATAAAGTTTGTATAAGCATCAATGCATCATTGCTCAGTTTTTTATACTTCCTCGTTTACaaacttagtacaactttgtattaaagctagtacaaagttgagacaattattttaGGACGCAGAGAGTACATTAGAAACATTTTTTTTGCGGGTGACATCAGAAACATTTTATATATACACGTTTgatattttcaatttcatggttaacatttttaaaacatattTAGTTTTGATGTCAACTTTTTTTATACAGCCTACATGTTTTTTatgcatcatgaacattttttatatacatgtttgaCATTTTCCaaatacacgattaacattttcaAAAATTTATATATTTTTATGTCTACTTTGTTCCATACACATTGTTTATTTTTGTATACTTATACATCAAAAACATTTTCTATGCACATTTaaagttttttaaatacatgatcaatattttcaaaataaaagaaaagtatACTATTTATGATCCCTACGTACTGTACATTGGAACTTTTTTGTTTATAAGTTTGACATTTCTTAAATCCATGATTAATATTTTTGTAAAGTTTatgccaaaaaagaaaaaaaagaaaaaaacatagaAGAactgaaaaaagaagaaaaaaaagctaAAGGCTGGGCCCGCCGAGTGAGAAAAGGTGGGAGAAGGAGGATTCGAACCGTGGTCTCTAGGGTGGAACCTAGAGCACAGACCATCTGCTTGTAATGAGGTAGCGGGACTGCGGTCTTGAATTAAATAGAAGAGCTAACGAATCGGTGTTTTCACTTACTGGTGGCACAAGAGGTAATTCACGCAAATTTTAGGGGTATTTTTTATAACGGACGACAGAAGCTATatttgctttattaataggtaaagataaagaTATTATAAGAAAAACTCATAAGCGAAAAATCTCGCTCATGCTGGTAGTAGACACCTGCCGGGCCCACCGGGCAAACCACGTTATCCATGACTCCCCCGAGGCTAATCCTGTCCCTTAAATCCAGCCGGAGCGAGCACGCACGCATGAGCATTCAGCCCCTGCCTCCCATCCAAGCGACTGACAGAGGAAAACAATTTTTTGGGacgaaaaaaaaaagaaagaacgcAAAACGCGAAGGCGAAGGCGAAGGCTTCAAAAAGCCaaagcctcctcctctcccttccagtCCAGACAGCCACAGCGGCGTGCGTGTATGTGTGTGCGCCTCTGCGGGGCACCAAACACCAACCTCCCCCTCTCCCCGCCGCCTCctcttcgccgccgccgccgccgcacggtCTCCACCCCCAAGGTGAGCGCCGAGTCCCGCACTCCGTGCCCTTCCCGTCCccgtcttcttcccctctctccgATCGCCCGGTGCCGCGTGCGTCGTCGATTGCCTCCCGTGTCGGCGGCTgcggcggccgcggccgcgggCGATCGCCTCCTGGGAGTCCGATCTTCCAGTCCATCGCGTCCGATCGCGCGGGGGTCGTTCCCGCGCCCGCCGATCTCCCTGTTTCCGTGGCGCAAATTTGGGTTGCTGCGCGTGTCCCTGTGGCGGCGGCTGGCTTGGGCCACGGTTTTCCGGGATGATCGGACGGGTCCCGATGACGCGGCGACGCGTATGTGGGTGTTGCGCCTAGGTTTTGATCGGTTCTGGTGAGGGAAATCTGTGTCGAAGAGATCAGGATAGGATTTGGGGATGAGTACTGTTTTGGAACATTGGTGGCCGAATCTATGTCGTAGTTCGTGGTGTTAGATTTGCGGCCGGGGAAGAAACAAGGGCCGTGACCTTGTGCAGCTGTTTTGGGTGGCTATGGAGTAGTAGAAAGGAGAACCGTTTTTCTACAGGCTTGATAAATATTTTTTATCCTGGATGTGGGATTTCATGTTTTAAGCAGTAAGTTGTGTTTGATTGCTCGCTGGTAGAATGTAGTATGTTTGTGCTAACCCATGCTGTTGTTGATTTCGAGTGGCAGATTAGTATGTGGTAGGAAGTGCATGGGGAGAAAGGATGCCAGAGTTGCGTAGTGGAGTTCGACAATCTCGGTTGAAGTCGAGGAAGGCTGAGGATCCCGACGTACAGGACCCGGCAGAGAACTTGGCAGTGACAGCGCCTACGGTGGCAGGAAGACGCGgaagaggaaggggtgggagaggtggAGGCCGAGGATCAGGGAGGGGAAGGgcaggaggaagagggagaggtgtTCCTGTGATTGACTTGGATCCAGACCAGCCTTTTGGTGTTCTTCCTGGAGCTGCTGTTGGTGGAGGTGCTGTGGGTGGTCCACAGCGcatcgaggaatttgctgataagGTTGTGAAGATGGATGGCGTGAGtcctgagaagatcggtggtggtGAAGATGATGCATCTCCAGTCCCAGAGAAGGTATTTGTTCAAATGCACTATGGCTCATACTATTTTGTGTGTTTTGATTTGCTGCTCTCCTTGTGGTGTCATGGTTTAGAAGATAACGACAAATCTTATATTTTGTCACGGTTTCACGTGGCCTATGCTAAATGCTATCATAATAGAGCTTTATCAGTTATGTCTATGAATGGTTTCCCTAAAAAGAAGTTATGCCTATAaatgttactccctccgtcccgcaGTATAAGAGCGTTTTGCAAGCTAACATAGCTTGCAAaactcttatattgtgggacggagggagtagttcaaaAGCACCTTCTCATATGGAGCTATTTGTGTTGGAATTTTGAACTTAATTATGTAGAACAACTAGCTATATGCACTTGCTTTGCTACCTAAAAGAATATATAACTGACTGCTTCACACTTCACCTACGCCCACCACACCATTCAACTTCTGCCTTGCTGGCGTACACCTCCCTGCTTTATGTCATGCTTCACGGTGTTTCATTTATTTAGCTTATTATACTTTGTTAGAGATTTTTAAAGTAAGTGAAAAGGGAGGTGGGAGACGTGAACGAACTGCGCCTTGCCCATTCCCATTTATAAGGTAGTGAAGACCGTAAAACAAGATgtaattgaaaaaaaatcaaaattgtcCTTGTCCTCACACTTATGTTGGCATTACTTGTAATCTTTCTATTGCTCCATGAGAACCAGCAAATTGTATGCTGATATTGATACTTGCATTTCTTAGCTCTGGTTATATCTGTTTCTAAATTGCATCGAAAGCGTGCTGATCCACGTGGAGGAAGAGAAAACCACATATGAATTAATTAATTTTTTTCCTTGAGAACACCATGTACTAGAAATGATGGGTATCTTTTTCATGTTAGAAGAGTTCTCTCCCTTAATATCAGATACCTTAATAGTAGGAAATAATAGTAGTTAATTGGATCCAATCGGGGACACATGGTTTGCTCCCTCCACCCGTTTATCTGGGGCCAACTTTTCAAATCTCGCTACCAATGTATAGCAAAGTTGGAGCAGTTATAGGGATTAGAATTTGACCAAGTGATTCCTTCAGTTTCCCTCGGCAGATTGTTCTGGGCACTGTGAGCACCTCGTGCGAAGCGTCTGATTAATGCGCTAAGCTGCTCGTCTCCCTCTGTGTTAATTCTTTGCGCTAATACCAGGGTGCACGTTGGGCATTCCTTGCATGAGATTTTTCTCTCCTTCCTTTTCTACCTTGCATGCCCAATGAAAATCAAGGATTGCCGAAGTCTGCATGCAAAACATTAATTACACATTCCATATGAAGGGGGGATAAGAGGGAATGTGCGCCATGAAAGAGGGAGCAGTAATAGTGCTTGGGACATTAGGCCTAAAAATCCCGGAAAAATGAAATTGGGGGTTGGGCCCTAAATACGATGGTGGAGGTGATTAATTTTGGCAACGAAGTGCCCTGCTGTCAGGGTAGGTGCATCAGCCTGCAATTCTGTTTTCTGGGGTTTCTTCTGAATGATACTCCATCTGTTTCATTTATAACAAGAGAAAATTATCATTGGATGCCTGGAAGGGTATGTTTGGATGGCAGCCAGTGCCTACCTTaccatttttttggaccaaaacttTGGTGTTCCTTTggatattgaaaatattttggctTGACAGTGCCTAGTTCATTTTGCTTGCAATGCTGGCCAAATCACAGGCAAGGAATAGGTTGACCAAAATTCTGGCTAGCCAGGTATTTGGTAGGGCAAACTGCTAAAACCAAACATACCCTAAAGCTCGTGAAATTTTCTTTGTGTAGTACATGTCAGCAATTTAAATGAACCGATAATTCTTGTGGGTAGTGGTAATTTGAAATGCAAGTGACATGATGCGAACCAAGTATACATGAATATAAAGTTAGTCATCCAGTGGAATATGTatatttattttcttacctttTGCAGGTTCAAGTAGGCCATTCTCCACAGTATAAGGTAGAGCGGAAATTGGGCAAGGGTGGTTTTGGGCAGGTTTATGTTGGCAGAAGAGTTTCTGGTGGAACGGAGCGAACTGGACCAGATGCTTATGAGGTTTTTCTTTATTGCTTTTCCTTTTGTCTTCAAAATTTGCTATTCGAATATAATATGATGGTAAGAGCGTTGTCTTCTCTCATTGCAGGTTGCTTTGAAATTTGAGCACCGCAACAGTAAGGGGTGCAATTATGGCCCTCCATATGAGTGGCAAGTTTATAGGTAATTACATTATACCCCCTCTGTTTCAAAATATTTCAAGTTCTAGATTTGTCCCAAGTCAAACTTCTCTAGGTTTGACTAAGTCTATGTAAAAATCTATCAACATGTACAACACCAAATTAGTTTCATATAAAatatgttttcatactatgtagATATTAGTATTTTTTTCTACAAACTTTGTCAGACTTAAAGAAGTTGACTTAGGACAAACCTAAAACTTgctttcatttgtagttcttaaaATTGATTTTGCAGTATTCTTGAAATATAAAGAAGGTTGTCTTCTTGTTGCTGTTCACAACTGAGGAGAACCAGTCTTATTATTTGCTCCACCAAACTACTTCCCCACTAATTCTGATGTTTTGTTGTGCATTTGTTTAAGCTCTCTGAACGGATGTTATGGTATACCGTGGGTTCACTACAAAGGCCGTCAAGGGGACTATTATGTGCTGGTTAGTTGTATAAATGTTATCTAATCCATTCGAGAAAGTTCTGTTGTTACCACGAGCTGAATTATATTGCTGTTTCAGGTAATGGATATACTAGGCCCTAGCCTTTGGGATGTTTGGAATTCTTTAGGGCAAACGTAAGATGGATGCACCTATTTGCTTTCTGTTTCTGTCTTATCTGTTTTTAAATTAGAACAGCTGAGTGATAACTAATGTTTGGATCAGAATGACTATAAGTATGGTTGCTTGCATCGCTGTAGAGGCTATATCTATCCTTGAGAAACTTCATGCAAAGGGGTAACCAATGTCTTACTAAATTGGCTTTGAGATGCAGCTTTCCAGCTTTATATATTTTTACCGAAATATTTTGCAGGTTTGTTCATGGAGATGTTAAGCCAGAGAATTTTCTACTTGGCCAACCTGGATCACCTGATGAGAAGAAGCTTTTTCTGATTGACCTTGGGTTGGGTATGTCGTGGCAAATTTCTTGTGATAGCTAATTCATTATTCTTTGCCAAGAGTTGAGTAATTTTTTACACACAACACATAAGTATTCTCTGCCTTAACTGTATTGAATACTCCTTCCGTCTGAGTTACTTGTCTTAGAATTGTCTAGATAGGGATGCATCCAGACATGTTTTAGTGTTGGATACATCTGTATCTAGAAAAATCAAGACAAGTAATTTGGGACGGAGGTAATACCTAATATCATATAGAGAAGTACTCACTCCTACCATTTGCACTGTCAGCATCGAAATGGAAGGAAACATCGTCTGGGCAACATGTTGACTACGATCAGAGGCCTGATATTTTTAGGTTTGTTTTTATCTAAGGatcaattatttttcatttccaATCAGTTTTGAGATCAACCAATTGTTTACCTTCTTTTGGACAGGGGCACAATAAGATATGCTAGTGTGCATGCCCATTTGGGCCGCACTGGTAGCAGAAGGGATGATCTGGAATCACTAGCATACACATTGATATTTCTACTCAGAGGAAGGTTACCTTGGCAGGGCTATCaggtttctttttttttctttggatAGAAACTCATAATTCGTTACTATAGCTTCTGGTCGTGCTGATGAGTTTGGATCATATCTCAGTGGACTATGTATTCTGCCCCCTTACATGCATGTTGGGTGAAGTGAAATTAATCTGTTATTATGTAATTGAGATTGTGGATAGAATACACAGCCACTCATTatgattctctctctctctctctctctctctctacctaTCTATGTACACATAACGTGAGCAAGATGTATTTGACCTTTGCTAAATGATGTGCAGGGGGACAACAAGAGCTTTCTTGTTTGCAAGAAGAAAATGTCTATCTCTCCAGATCTGATGTGCTGTTACTGCGCACCTCCTTTTAAACTTTTTCTGGAAACCGTGACAAACATGAAATTCGATGAAGAACCAAACTACCCGAAGCTTATTTCCCTCTTTGATGAATTGATTGAGCCCCAGCATTTGAGGCCTATTAGAATTGATGGTGCTCTAAAGGTTGTTTTTTATAGATCTGATTTCATACTCGTCTGGTGCATTACTCATTTATAgaatgagcttgtttaatttgacCTTTGGTTATTTTTCATTGTAGGCTGGACAAAAACGAGGAAGAGTAAGTCATGAAGAAGATGAACAACCGAGGAAGAAAGTTCGACTGGGAAGCCCCGCAAATCAGTGGATTTCAGTATATAATGCTAAGAGGCCCATGAAACAGAGGTAACACAATATATCATGGCTTTGTAGGTTGCACATGTTATGAATCTTCACTTGCCAGTTGCCACAATCTGCTCTACCTTTTTAGCATTTTTTGTGTGATAGATAGCCTAAAATTTGTTTGTAAATAGTTCCGACTTCAAAGTAGGGGCACGTGATGCATAGGGTACTTAACTTCTTGGCAAGCTTGTAGTTATTTCAGACAAGATTTTTGTGAGTTGTTTGTGTGCTTTGTGTCAAGGTTTGCTGGATGCTACATTTGCACAAGTGCGCTACTAAGAATTTCTCCTGAACACTGTTGATGTTTCTGATGTACCAGAAAATCATGTGAATATCATTTGTGATTTGCCGTTTTGAACAAGTAATAGAAATCAAGCACATAAGCACATTATATTTATCCCAGCTACTTATTTAGTCACAACCATGGTTTTCAAATTGCCACCTTCTGGTAACGTCCCTGTTTTTCTCCGTCTCAGGTATCATTACAATGTAGCAGAAGCCCGACTTCATCAACACATAGAGAAAGGGAATGAAGATGGATTGTTTATTAGTTCGGTAGCATCTTCAGCAAATCTCTGGGCCCTTATTATGGATGCTGGAACCGGGTTCACATCCCAAGTTTACGAACTTTCACCAATATTCCTTCATAAGGTATATTACTGACTCTTGAGCATTCTGCTTTCTTATTTCGGGCTCCTAAGTTTCCTATTTATTGTTCTCTAGGACTGGATTATGGAGCAGTGGGAAAATAACTACTACATCAGTGCCATAGCAGGAGCAACAAACGGAAGTTCCTTGGTTGTCATGTCAAAAGGTTTGTTCAATTTATTGGTGGTCATGTATAACCAGTCTCTTAGGAGGATTGTACTttccatcttttcaatgaaatGAAACGCAAAGAGTCTTTTGTGTTTCTCGAAAAAAAAGGTCTGTTCAATTTATTGTTTTGCCAAACAGTTGTCATTTATTGGCGaataaaacaaacaaaataaagaaATAACACAAATGGATGTTTGTTATATTTATTGAGAAACATCAATATTCAAGTATTTGTCCTGCTTGTGCTTCCCAAAACTGTGCTAGCGTTTCCAATCAATGGTAGAGCTGACTGTTTTGTCCATGTATTGGATTCCCTGTTTCCCTTTTTAATTTTTCCTTGTTGCTGATATTTGGCATGAACGGGGTTAATCGAGCCTGGTCGTTTACTCTTTCCAGGAACCCCTTACACTCAACAGTCTTACAAAGTCAGTGAATCGTTCcccttcaagtggatcaacaagaAATGGAAAGAAGGATTTCATGTTACATCAATGACTACAGCAGGGACCCGCTGGGGTGTAGTTATGTCAAGGAACTCTGGATATTCTGAACAGGTATTGTGACAATTGATTAAAAAATTGTACACGAGTTAAATGTGAATTATACAATGGGCTTGTAAAAGAGCAGGCGAAACCAAGGCCTGTTGTTCGAAATCAAATTATTGCCACTTCATTCCTCTGTTATATAATGCAGGTAGTAGAATTGGATTTTCTTTATCCCAGTGAAGGGATCCACCGACGATGGGAGAATGGATATAGAATAACTTCTACAGCAGCCACTGGTGATCAAGCTGCTTTTATATTGAGCATTCCCAAAAGAAAATTGATGGACGAGACACAAGAAACTCTCAGAACATCGGCTTTCCCAAGCAACCATGTGAAGGTAGGACCATATCATTTGTTCTTAGTGCATTTTCATTACTAACATGACGAGTTCTGGACTATGAGAAGTTAATAGCTGTCATCTGGTTCTGTTTTGATGTGCACTTGCAATTGCATGTTTGTGGACAGGGCAGTAGTTGAACCATAACTGTTCTGATACCCCCTTTTCTCATCATAATTCACTTCAACCAGGATTTATTATTCTGTACTGTTTGTTGTTGCTACAGAGCTATTTCCCCCTCCCAACCCCAACTCAGTCACAGCACTAATAGTCATATCCTTTTGTAGGAGAAATGGGCCAAGAATCTTTACATTGCCTCTATATGCTATGGGCGGACGGTGTCGTGAGACTTGCATCCACACCAACTCAGTGAGGGCTGAGCATATTAAAACGTGTTGACGTCGGAAAACCCAGCCAATTTAGCTGCTGCTGTGTTACTCTGTATGTGTAGGTAAATTGCGTAGATGAACCTTACATCATGGCCAGAGTAGGGGCACTCCAGAAGAACTGGGATGAATGTGGACCACAGCTAGCCAATAAGCAGATGGAAGAGGATGCGTGATCCGGCTGGTGTTGCTTCGGTCCAGCTGCTGCTTTACAGAGTATGAATGACGCCGTTCGCCTCTTTGGAGGCCTATAACCTGTGAGAGCCCGTTGTGTATATAGCTCCTATCATGTCCTTCATTTTGTAAGTGGAAACAAGTTCCATATTCCCAGATAGACCGGAAGTGTCTAAGTTATTATGTGAGGTGAACTAATGAACTCAGcgtatcaattccattttttCGTGAGCTCATTGCACTTGTGACTTTTTGAATTCCATTAAGTGTGGAAAAATTAGGATTGTTTGACACACTTAATTTGTGGAACATGTTAGTGTTTGGATCACCTGATACTTCCCCTCATCACCCATCTCATTGTTGCTTCTGCACGAGCAAGATGTAAAGCTCCAAAGAGGGACATTTGAAGGAATTCCATTTTACGCATTTCGTTGGCCATAACTAAAAGAACTGGAATGCTTTTCTTCGGTTCATTGCATTTCCGTGGGGTAGGACAGTTATATGAAATGAGATGGCATGTGTCTCAAATTCTACAGTGAAGGTGATGTCAATTTTGTTCGCAGGGTAGATTTTTTCCTATTAAATATGAGCTGATGCCTTCCTTTGAAATATTAAGTATAGGaaccaaacaacaacaacaacaaccaagcctttcagtcccaaacaagttgggggtaggctagagttaaaacccataagatctcgaaaccaagtcatggttctggaacgtggatagctaactttcaCGCACccttgtccatggctaagtcttcgtcgatattccaaaccttcaggtctctcttaacggactcctcccatgtcaggtttggtctaccacgacccctcttaacattctcagcacgctttatccgtccgctatgcaccggcgcttccgatggtctccgttgaatatgtccaaaccatctgagatgatgctggatcagcttctcttcaatcggtgctaccccaagtctctctcgtatatcgtcattccgtacccgatcctttcttgtgtggccacatatccatctcaacatgcgcatctctgctacacctaactcttggatatgtcgtctcttggttggccaacactccgcgccatacaacatcgcaggtcggatagctgtcctataaaacctgccttttagcttttgtggcactctcttgtcacagagtacaccagaagcttggcgccacttcatccacccagccttgattcggtggcccacgtcttcatggATATCACCATCCTTGTGCAACATGGACCCCagatatcgaaacgtgtctctctccggtaccacctgcccaccaaggctaacctctccatccttgtgcctagtagcactaaaactgcacctcatgtatttagttttagttctactaagcctaaaacctttcgattctagagtccgcctccataactctaactttctattaaccccgttcggctatcatcgactagtaccacatcatccgcaaagagcatacaccatgggatatctccttgtatatcccttgtgacctcatccatcaccaaatcaaaaagataagggctcaaagctgacccttggtgtagccctattctaatcggaaagtcatcggtgtcgccatcacttgttcgaacacttgtcacaacattatcatacatatccttgatgagggtaatgtactttattgggactttgtgtttctccaaggcccaccacatgaaatttcgaggtatcttatcataggccttctccaaatcaatgaacaccatatgaaggtccttcttttgctccctgtatctctccatcagctgtcgtaccaagaagatggcttccatggtagacctcccaggcatgaaaccaaattggtttttggtcacgcttgttaaccttcttaagcggtgttcaatgactctctcccatagcttcatagtatggctcatcagcttgattccgcggtaattagtacaactttgaacatcccccttgttcttaaagattggtactaaaatactccgccttcattcttcgggcatcttgtttgaccgaaaaatgaggttgaaaagcttagttagccatactatcgctatgtctccaaggcctctccacacctcgatggggataccatcaggacccatcgctttgcctactttcatcctttttaacgcctccttaacctcacactcctggatacgtcgcacaaagcacatgctggtatcatcaaaggagtcgtctagctcaatggtagagctattaacctctccattgtaaaggttgtcaaagtactcccgccatctacgcttgattgcctcatccttcacaagaagctgatcatctccgtccttgatgcatttgacttcgccgacatccctcgtcttcctctccctaatcttggccatcttatagatgtccctttcgccttccttagtgtttaaacgttggaagaggtcctcatacgcccgacctctcgcttcactcaccgcccgctttgctgccttcttcgccaccttatacttctccatgttagttgcactcctgtccagatataggcatctgaaacagtccttcttctccctaataaccttctggacctcatcgttccaccaccaggtgtccttagcttcccttctacttcccttggtcaccccaaactcctctacagcgacctcccgcaagaaggtcgccatactcgtccacatcaagtttgcattgcctccTTCCttccaagggccctccttaatgaccctctccctgaaagcctgggatgcctcccccttgagcttccaccacttcgttctagcgactttggcgcgcttatcccgttggacacgaatcctaaagcggaagtcagcaaccacaagcttatgttgagggacaacactctctccaggtatcgctttacaatcaatgcaagtgcgtctgtcttctcttctagagaggacaaaatcaatctggctagagtgtagactgttggggaacgtcgcatgggaaacaaaaaatttcctacgcgcacgaagacctatcatggtgatgtccatctacgagaggggatttccgatctacgtacccttgtagatcgcacaacagaagcgttagtgaacgcggttgatgaagtggaacgtcctcacgtccctcgatccgccccgcgaaccgtcccgcgatccgtcccacgatctagtgccgaacggacggcacctccgcgttcagcacacgtacagctcgacgatgatctcggccttcttgatccagcaagagagacggagaggtagatgagttctccgatagcgtgacggcgctccggagcttGGTGGTGatgtaatctcagcagggctccgcccgagctccgcagaaacgcgatctagaggtaaaaccgtggagatatgtggtcgggctgccgtggcaaagttgtctcaaatcagccctaaaacctccgtatatataggggggagagggggagcctttccttggggctcaagaggccccaagggggtcggccgagccaagggggggagtcctctccttccaaaccgaatccaactaggtttggaaggaggagtccttcccctttttcccacctcctctttttttttcttttctctttgattttcttcctatggcgcatagggccttcttgggctgtcccaccagcccactaaaggctggtgcgccacccccaaggcctatgggcttccccggggtgggttgcccccccccccggtgaacacccggaacccattcgtcattcccggtacattcccggtaactccgaaaaccttccggtaatcaaatgaggtcatcctatatatcaatcttcgtttccggaccattccggaaaccctcgtgacgtccgtgatctcatccgggactccgaacaacattcggtaaccaaccatataactcaaatacacataaaacaacgtcgaaccttaagtgtgcagaccctacgggttcgagaactatgcagacatgacccgagtgactcctcggtcaatatccaatagcgggacctggatgcccatattggatcccacatattctacgaagatcttatcgtttgaacctcggtgctaggattcatataatctcgtatgtcattccttttgtccttcggtatgttacttgcccgagattcgatccttagtatccgcatacctatttcaatctcgtttaccggcaagtctctttactcgttccgtaatacaagatcccgcaacttacactaagtcacattgcttgcaaggcttgtgtgtgatgttgtattaccgagtgggccccgagatacctctccgtcacacggagtgacaaatcccagtctcgatccatactaactcaacgaacaccttcggagatacctgtagagcatctttatagtcacccagttacgttgcgacgtttgatacacacaaagcattcctccggtgtcagtgagttatatgatctcatggtcataggaacaaatacttgacacgcagaaaacagtagcaacaaaatgacacgatcaacatgctacgtctattagtttgggtctagtccatcacgtgattcttctaatgacgtgatccagttatcaagcaacaacaccttg
Coding sequences within:
- the LOC123444530 gene encoding casein kinase 1-like protein HD16; its protein translation is MPELRSGVRQSRLKSRKAEDPDVQDPAENLAVTAPTVAGRRGRGRGGRGGGRGSGRGRAGGRGRGVPVIDLDPDQPFGVLPGAAVGGGAVGGPQRIEEFADKVVKMDGVSPEKIGGGEDDASPVPEKVQVGHSPQYKVERKLGKGGFGQVYVGRRVSGGTERTGPDAYEVALKFEHRNSKGCNYGPPYEWQVYSSLNGCYGIPWVHYKGRQGDYYVLVMDILGPSLWDVWNSLGQTMTISMVACIAVEAISILEKLHAKGFVHGDVKPENFLLGQPGSPDEKKLFLIDLGLASKWKETSSGQHVDYDQRPDIFRGTIRYASVHAHLGRTGSRRDDLESLAYTLIFLLRGRLPWQGYQGDNKSFLVCKKKMSISPDLMCCYCAPPFKLFLETVTNMKFDEEPNYPKLISLFDELIEPQHLRPIRIDGALKAGQKRGRVSHEEDEQPRKKVRLGSPANQWISVYNAKRPMKQRYHYNVAEARLHQHIEKGNEDGLFISSVASSANLWALIMDAGTGFTSQVYELSPIFLHKDWIMEQWENNYYISAIAGATNGSSLVVMSKGTPYTQQSYKVSESFPFKWINKKWKEGFHVTSMTTAGTRWGVVMSRNSGYSEQVVELDFLYPSEGIHRRWENGYRITSTAATGDQAAFILSIPKRKLMDETQETLRTSAFPSNHVKEKWAKNLYIASICYGRTVS